AGCTTACTTCTGCGTCGCCGGAGCTGGTGCGGCCACGCCACCGGTCGGCACCAGGGCTTCGGCGGTCTTGGTCGACTTGGCAGGCTGCGGCTGTTCGGGTTCGGCGCCGAACCTCGCCTGCATCTTCGGCGCGAGCTCCGCCATGGCCGGCGCAGAGATGTCCACATGCGGCAGCACGTCGGCCACGAGGTCGGTCGTCACGAGATTGGTGAGCTTGAGCTCGCCTGCGTCCAGCTCGTGCAGGTCTTCCCACGGCGGAACGCTGAGCGCGAGCGACAGCAGGTCGCCGGCGCCGCCCATGTCGAAGGTGTATTTGGCAAGACGGCCGATATCGCGTTCCACGATCATCAGATCCTGCGCGCTGTAGCTCGCCGCCTTGGCATCGTCGGCGCGGTCGCCCATCCAGATCTGGTGGACGCGGACATGGGCGGCTTCCGGCACGTAGCGCTTCTTGCCGGCCAGCAGCAGGAACACGCACATGGATTCGCAATAGGCCTCCGGCGAAACCGCCGGACGGGCCGACTGCCCGCCGCGGAGGCTGATGCCGACCGTGGTCAGGAGACCGAGATTGCGGAAGCGCCGGCCGAGCGTAATCGCGTCGTTGACGGAACCGCCGCTGGAATCGAGCACCACGGTGGCACCGCCGAGCTGGCGGCCGCGGGAAAACTCCTCGAAATCCTTCGGGGTATCGGCGGTGATGATGCCGACCGCGCTGACCCAGCCGCGGCAATTCGGCTCGCAGGCGATCCAGTTGAACTTCATCGGCAGCTTGCGCTCTTCGAGAGCAGCGCCAGCGCGGGCCGACGACCCTGATGTCGCAACGACGCCAGCCAGCGCGACTCCACAGACGGCGGTACCCACCAGCAACCAGCCGCGAAGATTGAGCGACGTCAGAACTTTCAAACTGGTCCCTTCCCCAAGCCCCAAGCACTAAGCCAAAGCCGATTCAGGCACGCCCCGTTTTGCGCCCGATGAGTCTACACATGGACGTCACAAAAATGGTATCCGGGGGAATACAGATCGTCCATAGGTACTTGCTGCACTGCTCCCAAAAAGCACGCAGAATATGGCCCGGAAACAACAGCTTACAGTTCCCTGCGCCGGAACCGCGCAATCCTCGCTCAACATCGCAGCATAGCGCACATGAAGCATCCAGCCTGCGGGCACTGTTCCAGCTCGGTCGAAGGGGTATTTCGGCTCCCACGCAGATTCGGCCGTGCGTTGATCTGGCTTTACCGGCATACGCTGTCGCCCCTGGTCGGCTACAATTGCCGGCATCTGCCGACCTGCTCCGTCTATGGCGACGAGGCGATCGAGCGGTTCGGGCTCTGGGCCGGCGGCTGGATGACGCTGGCGCGCCTGCTGCGCTGCAATCCGTTCGGCACATCGGGTATCGACAATGTGCCGCTCACCGCACCGCCCGGTGCGCACTGGTACCTGCCATGGCGATACGCCCGCTGGCGCGGCGTCAATGCATGACATTGCTGCGGTGCTTTGCGCATCGCTGGCCTGACGGGAACCGCAAACTTTCCTCCCGCGTTGTTTTGACGCTCCCCAGGGAGGAAACAACAATGCGCTGGAAAATCAGCCCTCATCTCCACCTCAGGCCTGGACCAACGCCCGGCGGGAGGCCGCATCATGACCCCCGCACCATGGATCTGCTCGCGATCGTTTGCCTGCTGATGCTCGTGCTCGGCTCCGGCTGGTATCTGGCATCGAGCCTTGCGACCGCGCCGGCTACCACGGCGTTCATCGTGCCGAGCCAGAGCGTGCACTGGTAAGCTGGACGTTAGAGGTCCAGCACCAGCCGGTCCGTATCTGAGCCGGCGACGCAAACCATGAGATAACGCTCGCGCTCATACGGCGACAGGATGCGGTCGCGATGGACCGGCTTGCCCTCGAGCCAGCCGACCTTGCAGGCACCGCAGATGCCGCCGCAGCACGAGGTCGCGATCTCGATGCCTCCCTCCTGCAACGCCGCCAGCATGGTCTGGCCGGCGCGGACCTGGATCTCGGTGCCGGTGCGTGCCAGCGTCAGCGTGAAGGGCTGTGCGTCGGGATCGAGCACGGGCGCAGCGGCGACGAAGCGCTCGATATGAACATTGGCCGCAGGCCACGCAGCGGTCACCCGCTCGAAATCGTCCGTCATGCCTTCCGGTCCGCAGCAGGCGACCATCGTCGCCGATCCGCCCTCTCCGACGAGCGCCGCGAGATCGGGACGTCCGGTCCGGGTCGTCCGATGCACGACGACGCGTCCATCTTCGATCAACGGGCCGAGCTGCGCGGCGAGCGGCACCTCCTCGCGCACGATTAGATGCAGCTTGAAGTCGGCCTGCTTCGTTCGTGCGAGGTACCGCGCCATCGACAGGAACGGCGTCACGCCGATGCCGCCGGCCACGAACACGCAGCGCGCGATGCCCGCACCGGCCTCCAGTCCGCCGCGCGGCAGCGAGACGCCGATGACGTCACCGACCCTGACATCATCGTGGAGCGCACGTGAACCGCCGCGCCCCTCCGCTTCGCGCTTCACCGCAATGACATAGCGCGCATTGTCGGCAGGCTCGTTGCACAGCGAATAGGTGCGAACGAGACCATTCGGCAGATGCAGATCGATATGCGCACCGGGCTTGAAGGGCGGCAGTTCCCACTGGTCTGGATCGGCCAGCGTGAACAGTTTTGTGCCTGCTCCCGCCTCCTCGATGCCGGTGACGACCGTCTTGACCGTGGTGATCGGGCACGCGGTCATGCCGCGTTCCGCACGGTGTCGCCGACCTTCACGGTGCCGCCTTGCAGAATCCTGCAATTGAGGCCCGAACGGTTGATCAGGGGATCGAAGATCGCCTTGCCGGTGATCTCCTCGATGTGTCGGCATGGCACCGACAACCGCGTCGCTTCCAGCAGGGTCTCCCCCAGCCAGAAGCGGCGGCCGACGAGGTGGTTCA
The sequence above is drawn from the Bradyrhizobium amphicarpaeae genome and encodes:
- the yidD gene encoding membrane protein insertion efficiency factor YidD yields the protein MKHPACGHCSSSVEGVFRLPRRFGRALIWLYRHTLSPLVGYNCRHLPTCSVYGDEAIERFGLWAGGWMTLARLLRCNPFGTSGIDNVPLTAPPGAHWYLPWRYARWRGVNA
- a CDS encoding PDR/VanB family oxidoreductase, with amino-acid sequence MTACPITTVKTVVTGIEEAGAGTKLFTLADPDQWELPPFKPGAHIDLHLPNGLVRTYSLCNEPADNARYVIAVKREAEGRGGSRALHDDVRVGDVIGVSLPRGGLEAGAGIARCVFVAGGIGVTPFLSMARYLARTKQADFKLHLIVREEVPLAAQLGPLIEDGRVVVHRTTRTGRPDLAALVGEGGSATMVACCGPEGMTDDFERVTAAWPAANVHIERFVAAAPVLDPDAQPFTLTLARTGTEIQVRAGQTMLAALQEGGIEIATSCCGGICGACKVGWLEGKPVHRDRILSPYERERYLMVCVAGSDTDRLVLDL